A single window of Pseudomonas lutea DNA harbors:
- a CDS encoding CAP domain-containing protein: protein MAGTAVASEETQLIQSINSYRSQAQPCANVASTELPPLNSDPRLNLPASGTVDLQPMLSRASYPMVSVQAITLSGPRDAQAAMAAIQESFCQVVLNPQFVDIGVSRNDRDWRIVLARPLLAGGLGNAQAEGQKLLGLINDVRKQPQQCGGQPFAAAAPLVWNDTLMSAAESHSRSMANNNYFDHKGRNGGTPGDRAELAGYIGQQIGENIAAGQDNARKVVEGWLASPGHCANLMNPQFHDLGAAYAVDPKSDAGIYWTALFGVQ from the coding sequence ATGGCAGGGACGGCCGTTGCCAGCGAAGAAACGCAGCTGATCCAGTCAATCAACAGCTACCGCAGCCAGGCTCAGCCTTGCGCCAATGTCGCGTCCACCGAGCTGCCGCCGCTCAACAGCGACCCGCGCCTGAACCTGCCCGCCAGTGGCACGGTGGATCTGCAGCCGATGCTGTCGCGGGCGTCCTACCCAATGGTCAGCGTCCAGGCGATCACCCTCTCCGGCCCGCGCGACGCGCAAGCGGCCATGGCAGCCATTCAGGAAAGTTTTTGTCAGGTGGTGCTGAACCCGCAGTTCGTTGATATCGGCGTCAGCCGCAACGACCGCGACTGGCGCATCGTGCTGGCCCGCCCGCTGCTGGCAGGCGGTTTGGGCAATGCCCAGGCGGAGGGCCAGAAGCTGCTGGGCCTGATCAACGACGTGCGCAAGCAACCGCAACAATGCGGCGGCCAGCCATTCGCCGCCGCGGCGCCGCTGGTCTGGAACGACACGCTGATGAGCGCAGCCGAAAGCCATTCGCGCTCCATGGCCAACAACAATTACTTTGACCACAAAGGCCGCAACGGTGGCACCCCGGGCGACCGCGCCGAACTGGCCGGTTACATCGGCCAGCAGATCGGCGAAAACATCGCCGCCGGCCAGGACAACGCGCGCAAGGTGGTGGAGGGTTGGCTGGCCAGTCCGGGGCATTGCGCCAACCTGATGAACCCGCAGTTTCACGACTTGGGCGCCGCCTACGCCGTGGACCCGAAAAGCGACGCGGGCATCTACTGGACGGCGCTGTTCGGCGTGCAGTAA
- a CDS encoding ABC transporter ATP-binding protein, whose translation MTELSLSGVEKAYGEIKVLHDIHLSIESREFVVFVGPSGCGKSTLLRCIAGLESITQGQIRIGARDVTYLEPADRGVAMVFQSYALYPHMSVYDNIAFGLKMQKNPKDQIEAKVRNAARILQLEPLLDRKPKALSGGQRQRVAIGRAIVHEPEVFLFDEPLSNLDASLRVQMRIEIARLHADLQATMVYVTHDQVEAMTLADKIVVLNKGCIEQVGSPLELYHHPRNRFVAGFIGSPQMSFLPVTAVAADATGVQVSLPGGGLLRVPVKGEQIKAGDALTLGLRPEHLSERGEGDAQIPVKALVVEHLGGETFTHAQTDEAHDLMIKGEGMSTVKAGQLLRVGVQGHRCHLFDAQGQALAYQRHYTEVSGDDAATGYVTQA comes from the coding sequence TTGACTGAGCTCAGTTTGAGTGGCGTCGAGAAAGCCTACGGCGAGATCAAGGTCTTGCATGACATCCACCTGAGCATCGAGAGCCGCGAGTTCGTGGTCTTCGTCGGGCCGTCCGGGTGTGGCAAATCGACTTTGCTGCGCTGCATCGCCGGGCTTGAGAGCATCACTCAGGGGCAGATTCGCATCGGTGCGCGGGACGTGACTTATCTGGAGCCGGCCGACCGCGGTGTGGCCATGGTCTTCCAGTCCTACGCGCTGTACCCGCACATGTCGGTCTACGACAACATCGCCTTCGGGCTGAAGATGCAAAAAAACCCAAAGGATCAGATCGAAGCCAAAGTGCGCAACGCCGCGCGCATCCTGCAGCTGGAACCGCTGCTGGATCGCAAACCCAAGGCGTTGTCGGGCGGCCAGCGTCAGCGCGTGGCCATTGGTCGCGCCATCGTGCATGAGCCTGAAGTCTTTCTGTTCGACGAGCCGCTCTCCAACCTGGACGCATCGCTGCGGGTGCAGATGCGCATCGAGATCGCCAGGTTACACGCCGACTTGCAGGCGACCATGGTCTACGTGACCCATGATCAGGTCGAAGCGATGACCCTCGCTGACAAGATCGTCGTGCTCAACAAGGGCTGCATCGAGCAGGTCGGCTCACCGCTGGAGCTCTACCATCATCCGCGCAACCGCTTCGTCGCAGGCTTCATCGGCTCGCCGCAGATGAGCTTTCTGCCGGTCACCGCCGTCGCAGCCGATGCCACCGGCGTGCAGGTCAGCCTGCCGGGCGGTGGGCTGTTGCGGGTGCCAGTGAAGGGCGAGCAGATCAAGGCGGGCGATGCGTTGACCCTGGGCCTGCGTCCCGAGCATTTGTCGGAGCGCGGCGAAGGCGATGCGCAGATCCCGGTGAAAGCCCTGGTCGTCGAGCATCTCGGCGGGGAAACCTTCACCCATGCCCAGACCGACGAGGCCCATGACCTGATGATCAAGGGGGAGGGCATGTCGACGGTCAAGGCCGGTCAGCTGTTGCGGGTCGGTGTGCAGGGCCATCGCTGCCATCTGTTCGATGCGCAGGGGCAGGCGCTGGCCTATCAGCGGCATTACACGGAAGTGAGCGGCGATGACGCAGCGACTGGCTACGTCACACAGGCCTGA